Genomic segment of Dactylococcopsis salina PCC 8305:
CATCACTTGGGATAGTGTAGCGACAGGGGAATTAGCAGGATTAAACACAATTTCTCGTCCGAAAACAGAACAAGAATTAGCCGTCTATCAAGGAACTGTTAATGAGATTTACGATCGATTTTTGACCAAAGTTTCGGAAGCGAGAAACCTTCCCAAACAACGAGTTGAAGAAATTGCCCAAGGTCGAGTTTGGTCGGGAAAAGATGCTCAAGAAATTGGATTAGTGGATGAAATGGGAGGATTAGAAAGCGCGATCGCTCATGCGGCTAAAATTGCGGAATTAGGAGAAGATTGGCAACTCCAAGAGTATCCGAAAACTAATCCTTTTGAAGAACGTTTTTTAAAGCAATTTATCGGAGAAACCTTCCAGAGTCACAAATCAGAAAACATCGCAGATCAACGGCTGGAGAAACTCCGCAATGCTTGGGAAGATTTTCGTTTGCTAAATGATCCGAATCAAACCTATGCGAGGCTACCCTTTGAGTTTTGGTTAGATTAATTGTTGGTTCAATCCCAAATTCGAGCCAAAGTAAAAGTAGGTTGGGTGGAGTAGTAAAAGTAGTAAAAGACTGATCACTGATCACTGGTCACTGGTCACTGCCATGGGTGGAGAGAAACGAAACCCAACACCAATTCTAAGCAATTATCTGAACTTGATCTAATACCATTTTGGAAAAGTCAAGTTACCTTAAAGCCCCCCAACCCCCCAAGTTTGGGGGGCTTAAGTTGTCGATACTGTAGCGCCAATTCTCCAAAATGGTATAAGGAGGGAAACTAAGCCCAAACCCCAACTTCGGTGGAATTGGGTTACGCGCTTGCGCTTCACTAGGGCCGACGAGAGATCGCAGCTTTCGGATTCCTCAAATCTGGGATTAACAAAGGAGTGATTATTGCGATCGATGCGCTGTATCTTGTTAGCGATGTTCGCCTTGATCTCAATCTTTGAAAGGATCGGGCGGATTTTCCACCCGATCGCGATCTCAACCGAAAAAATTAACCGAAAGTAAAGTCAGCTTCCGTTAAACTGTTGGCTTCAACGCCCAGTAAAACCGCTAAATCCTCACCATCTAAACTGAGTAACGTTCCGTTATCAACCGCAGTGCGAGTAATATCGGCAAAACTTGCTTCTACTCCCGCCACACCGATCGAATCTTCACCAGAGGTAAAATCAGTGATTGTATTCGTTCCCAAACGCACATCGGAGTCTTTAATCTGGAATAAATCAGCACCAGTGCCACCAGTAACAACGTTATTAGCGCCCCCATTGGGAAAGAAAAACTGATCATCGCCTTCATTACCGATTAACCGATCGTCATTACCAGCGACTAAAATATCAGCACCAGCACCGCCATAAAGACGATTACCGCCGTTACCAACAGACGCATCAAGGCGATCGTTTCCAGTACCGCCAAAGAGTCGATCGTTGCTTCCAGCGACTAACTCATCCGCATCACTGCCACCATAAAGACGATTATTGCTGTTGACGGTAGAAGCGTCAATCGTGTCTTCACCAGCGCCACTAAAGACCAAATCTCCTTCGCCAATGAAGTCAACACCAGCATCAAGAGTATCTGCTTCTAGACTGCCAAAAATCGGCGTTCCTGCTGTGGGTGCTTCTGCATTCACTCCTAAACGCGGATCGAGATCAAGGGGTTCATCTAACTCAATCAGCGCAATTTCATTATTATCAATTTCTGGTGGACGACCGACAGAGAAGGGGAAATTATTGTCATTCGCCACTAAAATTGTATTCTCATCGAGGACTAAAACATCTTCAATGGTGACAAAAGGCATGGTGTAAGTCGTTTCTCCATCACCATTGAGATCATCAGGATCAGGGATGTTCAGCAGATCAACTACTTCCTCTTTCTCCACAAAGCCATTCTCGTCAATGTTGGAGAAGTCAACCTTAAAGACTTTTTTGAAGCCATCGAGATCAGCTTGGCTACCATCCCGTTCAATCACCAGAAATTCATTTTCGTTGATGGGAGTAAAATCGCCGATCGCGTGATTCGGTTCTTCTACGCCATAGAAACCAACAATTCCTTGATATTCTCCACTGTTGAGATCAAACTCATAGATGCGACGAGAGTTATCAGGATCGCCCGTTACTTCCCCTTCTAAGAGAGGATAAGCAGTGTTTCGATCGGGGCTAAATGCCATCCCTTCAAACCCGCGCGATCGGGGTAAATTCGGCTCTTCCACCAACGTTTCTAAGACCATGCTTCCCGTTGCAGGGAAATCAGTAAAGAAGCCATCAACCCCAATTTCAATCAGTTGTTCAAACTCTTCTCCTGGGGTTTGCGGTGTACCATCTTCTTCGAGGGTTAAGAACCGTTCCTCATTCCGTAAAGTGTAAGGATGAACCTGTAACCCTGCATTGTGGGCATCATCCACAAAAGAAGTTACTTCCCCAGTGAGTTGAGAGGTGATTTCTGCTTCTCCGTCACCGTTTCCATCCACAGGGGTTTCTAAAGACTCACGGAGTAAGAAGTTATTTTTCCAGGGGCCGGCCCCTTCGGCGTATTGTTCCCCAATGACCTGGAGAAACTCAGCGCTGTCTAAATCACTGTAAATGGTATCTTCTGAAAGCGGATTTTCTACTGCATCGAGGAAGTCTTGTCCGTAAATCGCAGCTAAATCATTCCCTTGTTCCACATTGAAACGAATATCATAAGGAACAGAGAACCCACTATCGGGACTTGCGGAGTCGGTAGTGTTGCCGTAAAGTTGAACCAGAGGAATGTCCCCTAATCCTTCTTGATCAAGGGTTTCCTGTAATTCAATGAGATTTTGGAACTCAAAAGACTGGATAAAGATACGGTTAGGATCAGTAAATCCTGTATCTTGTAAGGTTTGAATTAGGGGTTCTTCTAAAGATAACCCTTGTTCGTCAAAGAAGGTAGGATGTTTGGTTTCGGGATAAATCCCCACTTGGATTCCTGTTTCGGCTTCCACTTCTTGGACGAGTTCGATCACCTCTTGGAAAGTAGGAATTTCAAACTCCCCGTTAAAAGACTGATCACGGAATTCGCGAGGTTGAACCGCACGCAGTTGTTTGATTTCTTCGAGAGTAAAGTCTTCGGCAAAATAAGCGGTGACTTCTTCTCCATCCAGTGTTTTCGTCATTTGACGTTCGGGGAACACTTCTGCCACATTGGTGGTATTATCCAACATGGGTTCATGGCGTGCGATTAAAACCCCGTCACTGGTGGTTACTAAGTCTGGTTCAACAAAATCAGCCCCTTGTAAAATGGCTGTCCGATACCCTTCTAAAGTATGTTCTGGAAGGTCGCCACTTGCGCCACGATGGGCGATGACCAAAGGCGGTTCACTGGTTAAGGTATTGAAGTCAAAGTCTGGATGTTGGGGTGAACGAACATCCTCGGAAACCATCGCATCCCGAACTGGATCACCTGTACGAGGGAAGTCAGTAAAGAAACCATCGACACCAATGTTTATGAGTTGTTCAAACTCTTCTGTTGGCGTTTGAGGTGTACCATCTTCTTCGAGGGTTAAGAACCGTTCTTCATCTCGTAAAGTGTAAGGATGAACCTGTAACCCTGCATTGTGGGCATCATCCACAAAAGAAGTTACTTCCCCAGTGAGTTGAGAGGTAATTTCTGCTTCTCCGTCACCGTTTCCATCGACAGGGGTTTCTAACGACTCACGGAGTAAGAAGTTATTTTTCCAGGGGCCGGCCCCTTCGGCGTATTGTTCCCCAATGACCTGGAGAAACTCAGCGCTGTCTAAATCACTGTAAATGGTATCTTCTGAAAGCGGATTTTCTACTGCATCGAGGAAGTCTTGTCCGTAAATCGCAGCTAAATCATTCCCTTGTTCCACATTGAAACGAATATCATAAGGAACAGAGAACCCACTGTCTGGACTTGCGGAGTCGGTGGTATTGCCATAAAGTTGAACTAAAGGAATGTCCCCTAATCCTTCTTGATCAAGGGTTTCCTGTAATTCAATGAGATTTTGGAACTCAAAAGACTGGATAAAGATACGGTTAGGATCAGTAAATCCTGTATCTTGTAAGGTTTGAATTAAGGGTTCTTCTAAAGATAGCCCTTGTTGGTCAAAGAAAGTGGGATGTTTGGTTTCGGGATAAATGCCGATTTCTTTTCCTGTGTTGGCTTCCACTTCTTGAACCAATTCAATTACTTCTTGAAAAGTGGGAATTTCCAACTGACCATCAAAAGCAGGATCACGGAAATCACGAGATTGAACCGCACGCAGTTGTTTGATTTCTTCGAGAGTAAAGTCTTCGGCAAAATAAGCGGTGACTTCTTCTCCATCCAGTGTTTTCGTCATTTGACGTTCGGGGAACACTTCTGCCACGTTGGTGGTATTATCCAACATGGGTTCATGGCGTGCGATTAAAACCCCGTCACTGGTGGTTACTAAGTCTGGTTCAACAAAATCAGCCCCCTGCGCGATCGCGGCTTTATAGGATGCTAAAGTATGTTCGGGGAAATCGCCACTTGCGCCACGATGACCAATTACCAGTGGGTCTTGTCCGTTTAAAGTATTGAGATCAGGGAAGTTTGGCGTGGCAATTGGCGCTTCTAATAACTCTCCCTCGGCGTTAAAGTGCAACATATAGGGACCAAATTCGTCCCCAACCCAAATGTCGCCATCGCCATCAATCACAAACGACTCGATATCAAAATCAGCGCCAGTGAGAAGTCTTTGGGAAGTTCCTTCGTTGGTAATGGAGAAGGAGATCAGATTATCAGGATCAGAAAGTTGAATAAAGTCTTCTACTGCGACGCTACGATCGCCGTTTTCTGTTCCAGCGAAGTTCGGATCAAGTTCATAAATCCGCAATAAGTAATCACTACTATTTTCCTCAGCGCCAAAGCCATTATCGGAGAGAAACCAATAGCGTCCATCTCCAGTGGGGGCAAATTGAACGCCACTAAATCCTTGTACGGGTTGACCATCAAAGGGACCCGTAAATCCGTTCGCAGCAATTCCCTCGCCAGCGTTGGGACCTTCGGCGAAGGTTTCTGCGGGTAAAACGGCAAATCCTTTCAGCATTATTAAACCTCGATTTCGTTATTTTTAAGCAACGGTCAAAGCAGGTGCTTTCTATAACAGAAGCGCGTAATCTCTGACTACTGAAAGGGTCTCACAATAGGGTTAATTTTCTTTTAAGGAAAAATTAAAACTTCACGAAAAGCTGAATTAATCTAATTGAGGAGGAGGATCAAATAAACTCAAAGAACCTGTTTGGAGGAATAATTTCGTCAATTGATCACTTTGAAGAAAATCCAAAGTCT
This window contains:
- a CDS encoding glycerophosphodiester phosphodiesterase family protein — its product is MLKGFAVLPAETFAEGPNAGEGIAANGFTGPFDGQPVQGFSGVQFAPTGDGRYWFLSDNGFGAEENSSDYLLRIYELDPNFAGTENGDRSVAVEDFIQLSDPDNLISFSITNEGTSQRLLTGADFDIESFVIDGDGDIWVGDEFGPYMLHFNAEGELLEAPIATPNFPDLNTLNGQDPLVIGHRGASGDFPEHTLASYKAAIAQGADFVEPDLVTTSDGVLIARHEPMLDNTTNVAEVFPERQMTKTLDGEEVTAYFAEDFTLEEIKQLRAVQSRDFRDPAFDGQLEIPTFQEVIELVQEVEANTGKEIGIYPETKHPTFFDQQGLSLEEPLIQTLQDTGFTDPNRIFIQSFEFQNLIELQETLDQEGLGDIPLVQLYGNTTDSASPDSGFSVPYDIRFNVEQGNDLAAIYGQDFLDAVENPLSEDTIYSDLDSAEFLQVIGEQYAEGAGPWKNNFLLRESLETPVDGNGDGEAEITSQLTGEVTSFVDDAHNAGLQVHPYTLRDEERFLTLEEDGTPQTPTEEFEQLINIGVDGFFTDFPRTGDPVRDAMVSEDVRSPQHPDFDFNTLTSEPPLVIAHRGASGDLPEHTLEGYRTAILQGADFVEPDLVTTSDGVLIARHEPMLDNTTNVAEVFPERQMTKTLDGEEVTAYFAEDFTLEEIKQLRAVQPREFRDQSFNGEFEIPTFQEVIELVQEVEAETGIQVGIYPETKHPTFFDEQGLSLEEPLIQTLQDTGFTDPNRIFIQSFEFQNLIELQETLDQEGLGDIPLVQLYGNTTDSASPDSGFSVPYDIRFNVEQGNDLAAIYGQDFLDAVENPLSEDTIYSDLDSAEFLQVIGEQYAEGAGPWKNNFLLRESLETPVDGNGDGEAEITSQLTGEVTSFVDDAHNAGLQVHPYTLRNEERFLTLEEDGTPQTPGEEFEQLIEIGVDGFFTDFPATGSMVLETLVEEPNLPRSRGFEGMAFSPDRNTAYPLLEGEVTGDPDNSRRIYEFDLNSGEYQGIVGFYGVEEPNHAIGDFTPINENEFLVIERDGSQADLDGFKKVFKVDFSNIDENGFVEKEEVVDLLNIPDPDDLNGDGETTYTMPFVTIEDVLVLDENTILVANDNNFPFSVGRPPEIDNNEIALIELDEPLDLDPRLGVNAEAPTAGTPIFGSLEADTLDAGVDFIGEGDLVFSGAGEDTIDASTVNSNNRLYGGSDADELVAGSNDRLFGGTGNDRLDASVGNGGNRLYGGAGADILVAGNDDRLIGNEGDDQFFFPNGGANNVVTGGTGADLFQIKDSDVRLGTNTITDFTSGEDSIGVAGVEASFADITRTAVDNGTLLSLDGEDLAVLLGVEANSLTEADFTFG